In Magnolia sinica isolate HGM2019 chromosome 12, MsV1, whole genome shotgun sequence, a single genomic region encodes these proteins:
- the LOC131220167 gene encoding dirigent protein 2-like, producing the protein MGGLDGQILGPKETHMVFYLQDWETDNATSVPVAGTNGTLSSVLNFGTIMVVDDAVTEGPDRQSKQVGRAQGIYVNLALDGSDLHLLFSVVFTNEKYNGSTLEIQGADRFFLKYREVSVVAGTGLFRYARGHAVLETVYLDLPTLNAVIKFNVTVHHY; encoded by the coding sequence ATGGGTGGCTTGGATGGCCAGATCTTGGGCCCAAAGGAGACCCACATGGTATTCTACCTTCAAGATTGGGAGACTGATAATGCGACCTCCGTCCCGGTGGCTGGGACCAACGGCACCCTCTCGAGCGTCCTAAACTTCGGGACCATCATGGTGGTGGATGATGCCGTAACGGAAGGCCCAGATCGGCAATCGAAGCAAGTTGGACGGGCACAAGGGATCTACGTGAACTTGGCCTTGGATGGATCTGATCTCCACCTTCTATTCTCTGTTGTCTTTACAAATGAGAAGTATAATGGGAGCACTCTAGAGATCCAAGGGGCAGATAGGTTCTTTCTGAAGTACCGGGAGGTTTCTGTGGTTGCTGGGACTGGCTTGTTCCGGTATGCACGGGGCCATGCTGTTTTAGAGACGGTCTATCTGGATCTTCCCACTCTCAATGCAGTGATCAAGTTCAATGTCACTGTCCATCATTATTGA